The genomic DNA CGGCACCTCCGACATGAAATGCGGCACGACCGCGTCGATCTTCACCTTCGCCTACCTCGCCCGGTTGCGCGAGCGCTGGAACGGGCGGCTCACGCTGACCGTGGTGTCCGACGAGGAGACCTTCGGCGAATGGGGCTCGCGCTACCTGATCGCCCACCATCCCGAGGTGCACGGCGATTGCTGCCTGAACGCCGAGCCGAGCAGCCCGCACACGATCCGCTTCGGCGAGAAGGGCATGCTGTGGCTGCGGTTCACGGTGCGAACGCGCGGTGGTCACAGCGCCTATCCGCACACCGGCGAGAGCGCCACCAAGCTCGCGGCCCGGCTGATCATGGACCTGGAGAGCCTGACGCGGCTCGAACCGGCGATGCCCGAGGGCGTGGCGCG from Gemmatimonadaceae bacterium includes the following:
- a CDS encoding M20/M25/M40 family metallo-hydrolase, which produces MTAAADRDAILAWIDADRDRLVDFLSRFVQVKSPNPPGDTREAAAFVGRLLEHEALPYRVIAPQPAMPNLVATMEGGAGPGRHLVLNGHMDVFPVGDGKGWTHDPWGGEVSGGRVWGRGTSDMKCGTTASIFTFAYLARLRERWNGRLTLTVVSDEETFGEWGSRYLIAHHPEVHGDCCLNAEPSSPHTIRFGEKGMLWLRFTVRTRGGHSAYPHTGESATKLAARLIMDLESLTRLEPAMPEGVAR